A genomic window from Solanum dulcamara chromosome 11, daSolDulc1.2, whole genome shotgun sequence includes:
- the LOC129874109 gene encoding short-chain dehydrogenase virD-like, translating to MGDQKVVLVTGCAKGGIGYEYCKAFAEQNCRVFASDVAPRMSDMLDLQADKIETVELDVASDESVESAVNSIISKCGHIDILINNAGIGSTGPLAELPLDAIQKAYEINALGQLRMVQQVIPHMASRRSGSLVNVGSVVGKVPTPWAGSYCASKAAVFSMSHTLRVELSPFNIDVIIVVPGAIRSSFGNNSVERLQNYEWKLYKDFKEAINERAKASQGSKATDASVFARHVAKKVLSPKPPKVIEFGHMIGLFSLLSWSPLWARDLFLSTRFKLNRKVLKV from the coding sequence ATGGGTGACCAAAAGGTTGTTCTAGTCACTGGTTGTGCCAAGGGTGGCATTGGTTACGAATATTGCAAGGCATTTGCTGAGCAAAACTGCCGAGTTTTTGCATCTGATGTAGCTCCACGAATGTCAGATATGTTAGACCTACAAGCAGATAAAATTGAGACAGTTGAGCTAGATGTTGCGTCGGACGAAAGTGTAGAATCAGCTGTGAATTCAATTATATCCAAATGTGGGCACATAGATATCTTGATCAACAATGCTGGAATAGGCAGCACGGGTCCTTTAGCCGAGCTGCCTTTGGATGCAATCCAAAAGGCTTATGAAATTAATGCATTGGGGCAACTAAGGATGGTTCAACAAGTGATCCCTCACATGGCATCGCGACGCAGTGGAAGTTTAGTGAACGTAGGGAGTGTTGTGGGGAAAGTGCCAACCCCTTGGGCAGGATCTTATTGTGCTAGTAAAGCTGCGGTTTTTTCTATGTCTCACACGTTGAGGGTTGAGTTAAGCCCGTTTAATATAGATGTAATTATCGTGGTCCCAGGTGCTATAAGATCAAGTTTTGGGAACAATAGTGTGGAAAGATTACAGAACTATGAGTGGAAACTTTACAAGGATTTTAAAGAAGCTATAAATGAGCGTGCAAAGGCTTCTCAAGGGAGTAAAGCGACTGATGCATCAGTATTTGCAAGACATGTAGCAAAGAAGGTGTTGAGTCCAAAACCACCAAAGGTGATTGAATTTGGGCATATGATTGGActtttttctttactttcttgGTCCCCCCTTTGGGCAAGAGATTTGTTCTTATCGACTAGATTCAAGTTGAATCGCAAGGTCCTTAAGGTGTAA